Proteins from a genomic interval of Anaerolineae bacterium:
- a CDS encoding AAA-like domain-containing protein, with protein sequence MTPQQIGRYEILKLLGRGAMGEVYRAYDPQLNRKVALKLITPPDSASSNEWRRRFQREVQTAAQLNHPHIVTVYDVDLDYEPPYVVMELLTGDTLTEYLQQKPLPWQEILTLLHPLGQALAYAHQAGIIHRDVKPANVMFTGDRILKLVDFGLARWQGGEQVTQTGVLVGTPVYMSPEQARGEIVDARTDIFSLGIILLEMITGHNPLDQGSVTSTIAELCSDTPVDLTLLNEKVPQTVTRLITRAVAKHREQRYATTEALLTDLVSSLDDQATVSIVPPQASKPSAGLTIHTRDQTRLPPEVETVLRTMFSDYGWLEIEAEFGCGLGGCRVFRVRPVETRDKVHLPLAVKIGPISLIHQEWQAYQTWVKDTLPEIARLESPPTFPSGSLWGGLRYTLVGSGTFAVESLHDYYFQANSGDLTWVLKNRLFKIMGDNWWRFHRAARLRLQAEYDALLPVNLLIRPTDSSPADDSISIEPGHLPSSHIIDKGHVHLRGFVVTEIDDDHNQVTLNVPPRPTTGQLSDSYRLRLMDVPDIDRYQVGQVVDSLHGIIEASRHNLLIEQTRHVMGQTFDLSAEQLTLSTGQTTLPSVSLPNPLLAYPKILNTFLTVHTSTIHGDLNLENVLVDPDTRQPSLIDFATVCQGHVLHDLLHLETAIVTKLIPPTLAETGLEPETIYVLYQQLHNATFHPDRFASLKPLHPSLEKPLAMLGAIREMACECLFSTADWTEYYFGLSLYLLGALKFEDLDELPEAPRPKQVAFWGAATSIHLQEKSQGDEPMPQSTQFFISYKQQTDSDRELATYLHQFLTTQGHAVFIDRTLRTGDDWLEQIDQQIKTSDFLIVLLSKESANSEMVQAEIRRAYEYRKLQGKPHALPVRMAYEELLPYSIDFFLDPLQYVLWQNEADNERVGHDILAAIEGRLPPQVPIKTKPMSEGLIISEDGRPTINEETLPPPLPQFDPRFLEALEAPGQVIKLRDKFYIERGADARLKQLMLSGTAIAIRAPRQTGKTSLLMRGLHYAYEQGAKVISLDFQGFGHDSLASPDIFLYELAGLICHELRLDETSLEKAWHGSQRPEKKLTYFLEDYVLRESDAPVILAMDEADYLLQTSFYQDFFGLIRLWHNRRASHARYGWDRLNIVLVIATEPYLIIADAHRSPFNVGYTLELEDFNETQVRDLNQRHDSPVQEYNFGDFIKLLNGHPYLTRQALYILATEKVSWTDLTRMATADQGPFGDHLRRYHWLLRNEPDLKAALKQVIQLGRCDDQMARFRLLRAGLVKGSGEVYTCRCDLYRLYFQDKL encoded by the coding sequence CGCCAGATTCAGCCAGTAGCAACGAATGGCGACGACGCTTTCAACGCGAAGTGCAAACTGCTGCTCAACTCAATCATCCCCATATCGTCACTGTTTATGACGTTGATTTGGATTACGAGCCACCTTACGTAGTCATGGAATTGCTCACAGGCGATACCTTGACAGAGTATCTGCAACAGAAGCCTCTGCCCTGGCAAGAAATTCTGACTCTGCTTCATCCTCTGGGCCAGGCTCTGGCTTATGCGCACCAAGCCGGAATCATTCACCGTGATGTAAAACCGGCTAATGTGATGTTTACCGGGGATAGGATTCTGAAGTTGGTAGATTTTGGTCTGGCTCGCTGGCAAGGCGGGGAACAGGTAACTCAGACCGGCGTCTTGGTCGGCACTCCGGTCTATATGTCGCCGGAACAAGCCAGGGGAGAAATTGTAGATGCCCGGACTGATATTTTTTCCCTGGGGATTATTCTCCTGGAGATGATTACTGGGCACAATCCACTGGATCAAGGTTCAGTGACTTCGACGATTGCTGAACTTTGTTCTGATACACCCGTTGATTTGACGTTACTAAATGAGAAAGTGCCACAGACAGTCACCCGCCTAATTACACGGGCTGTGGCCAAACATCGAGAACAGCGTTATGCGACCACTGAAGCGTTACTGACTGATCTTGTTAGTAGTCTGGATGATCAAGCTACTGTCTCAATTGTCCCTCCTCAGGCCAGCAAACCCTCTGCTGGCCTGACTATCCACACGAGGGATCAGACACGCTTACCTCCTGAGGTGGAAACGGTGCTTCGGACGATGTTCAGCGACTATGGTTGGCTTGAGATCGAAGCTGAATTTGGTTGTGGGCTGGGTGGTTGTCGTGTCTTCCGGGTGCGCCCGGTTGAAACCAGGGATAAGGTTCACCTGCCCTTAGCTGTCAAGATAGGACCCATCAGTTTAATTCATCAGGAGTGGCAGGCTTATCAAACCTGGGTCAAAGATACGCTACCGGAAATCGCCCGACTTGAGTCGCCGCCCACTTTTCCCTCTGGCAGCTTATGGGGTGGCCTGCGTTATACCCTGGTTGGCAGCGGCACTTTTGCCGTAGAGAGCTTGCACGACTACTATTTCCAGGCCAATTCCGGCGATCTGACCTGGGTGCTAAAAAACCGTCTCTTCAAGATCATGGGTGATAACTGGTGGCGGTTTCATCGAGCCGCTCGTCTTAGATTGCAAGCGGAGTACGACGCTTTATTACCTGTCAATTTGCTAATTAGACCCACGGACTCATCTCCTGCTGATGACTCGATTTCCATCGAGCCAGGTCACCTCCCCTCGTCTCATATCATCGACAAAGGTCACGTCCATCTTCGCGGATTTGTTGTCACCGAGATAGATGATGACCACAATCAGGTGACACTCAACGTACCCCCCAGGCCAACAACAGGTCAGCTATCGGATTCTTACCGCCTACGTCTGATGGATGTACCAGACATTGACCGCTACCAGGTGGGCCAGGTGGTTGACTCGCTTCATGGGATAATCGAAGCCTCTCGCCACAACTTGCTGATAGAGCAGACCCGTCACGTGATGGGCCAGACCTTTGACCTGTCCGCTGAACAATTAACATTGTCAACTGGCCAAACCACTTTGCCCTCTGTCTCCCTGCCAAATCCTTTGCTGGCTTATCCAAAAATTCTCAACACTTTCTTGACCGTCCATACTTCGACCATTCACGGTGATCTGAACCTGGAAAATGTGCTGGTAGACCCGGACACCCGCCAACCCAGCTTGATCGATTTTGCCACTGTCTGCCAGGGTCACGTTCTGCACGACTTGTTGCACCTGGAAACAGCCATCGTGACCAAGCTTATCCCTCCAACTCTGGCTGAAACTGGGTTAGAGCCGGAAACAATTTACGTTCTTTACCAACAGTTGCATAATGCTACCTTCCATCCTGATCGATTTGCTTCGCTTAAACCACTTCATCCTAGCCTGGAAAAGCCCCTGGCCATGCTGGGTGCCATTCGTGAGATGGCCTGCGAATGTCTCTTTAGTACTGCGGATTGGACAGAATATTACTTTGGTCTGAGTCTTTACCTGCTCGGTGCTTTGAAATTTGAAGACCTGGATGAGTTGCCGGAAGCTCCTAGACCCAAACAGGTTGCATTCTGGGGTGCGGCAACGTCGATACATTTGCAGGAAAAATCACAAGGAGACGAGCCTATGCCCCAATCAACTCAATTTTTCATTTCTTATAAACAGCAAACTGATTCTGACCGGGAATTGGCAACCTATTTGCATCAATTCCTGACTACCCAAGGCCACGCCGTTTTCATTGACCGTACATTGCGTACGGGTGATGACTGGTTGGAACAAATTGATCAGCAAATTAAAACCAGTGATTTTCTAATAGTGTTGCTATCAAAGGAGTCGGCTAATAGTGAAATGGTGCAAGCCGAAATCCGGCGCGCCTATGAGTATCGAAAGTTACAAGGTAAACCTCACGCGCTTCCGGTGCGGATGGCTTATGAGGAGTTATTACCCTACTCCATTGATTTCTTTTTGGACCCGCTGCAATACGTCCTATGGCAAAACGAAGCAGACAACGAGCGGGTTGGTCATGATATTCTGGCCGCCATCGAAGGCCGGTTACCGCCGCAAGTGCCGATTAAAACCAAACCTATGTCTGAAGGTCTTATCATCTCTGAAGATGGACGACCCACTATCAATGAGGAGACTCTGCCGCCGCCGCTACCCCAGTTCGACCCACGTTTTCTTGAAGCATTGGAAGCGCCAGGTCAGGTGATAAAATTGCGTGATAAGTTCTATATTGAGCGGGGAGCAGACGCCCGGCTTAAGCAACTCATGTTATCAGGAACCGCCATCGCTATTCGCGCTCCTCGCCAAACAGGCAAAACTTCTTTGTTAATGCGGGGTCTCCATTATGCTTATGAGCAAGGAGCTAAAGTTATATCGCTTGATTTTCAGGGTTTTGGCCATGACTCGTTGGCCTCGCCCGATATTTTTTTGTATGAACTGGCCGGGTTAATCTGCCATGAGCTTCGTCTTGACGAAACCAGCCTGGAAAAGGCGTGGCATGGTTCTCAGAGACCAGAGAAGAAACTGACATATTTCCTGGAAGATTATGTTCTGCGCGAATCCGATGCCCCGGTCATTCTGGCTATGGATGAAGCCGACTATTTGTTGCAAACCTCCTTCTATCAAGATTTTTTTGGCTTGATTCGCCTGTGGCACAACCGGCGGGCTTCTCATGCTCGCTATGGCTGGGACAGGCTCAACATTGTATTGGTCATCGCCACCGAGCCGTATCTCATCATTGCTGATGCCCATCGCTCGCCTTTCAATGTGGGATACACCCTTGAACTGGAGGATTTTAACGAAACCCAGGTTAGAGACCTTAACCAACGACACGACTCGCCTGTGCAGGAGTATAACTTTGGCGATTTTATAAAATTGCTGAACGGCCATCCCTACCTCACCCGCCAGGCGTTATATATCCTGGCCACAGAAAAGGTGAGTTGGACCGACCTGACGCGCATGGCGACCGCTGACCAGGGCCCCTTTGGCGACCACCTCCGGCGTTATCACTGGCTGCTGCGTAATGAACCTGATTTGAAAGCAGCCCTCAAACAAGTTATTCAGCTTGGTCGTTGCGACGACCAGATGGCTCGCTTCCGCCTCTTGCGGGCCGGGTTGGTGAAGGGGAGCGGCGAGGTCTATACCTGCCGTTGTGACCTCTATCGGCTGTACTTTCAGGACAAACTGTAA